One window of Campylobacter sp. RM12651 genomic DNA carries:
- a CDS encoding tetratricopeptide repeat protein: MRKILLALGILVSLSANESLFEKGEYKKAYPNFKQECNKDNSNACYRLGEMNEFGLGTGISYSYAYKYYKKSCDLNNKKACGSLGKMYYLGLGVNKDIKKANDLLDNACKNDIYEACDNYAYLQKKEYKEFKQDELFKACNGGIANSCIELANNLNPNQGIDFYLRACGLGDDYGCQMVSNWYLTTQVVNNKISNFSDLSDKECNNKNYKACKSIGDVYRYLNNIEKTQMYYEQGCELDDKDSCASLAVLQEHNNDFEKAIKNYEKSCKIGDGYSCSRLGYMYEDGLKDNDKTYIKTDSSKSKKFFQKACELGFTKACN; the protein is encoded by the coding sequence ATGAGAAAAATATTATTAGCTTTAGGTATTTTGGTATCTTTAAGTGCTAATGAAAGTTTGTTTGAAAAGGGTGAATATAAAAAAGCTTATCCTAATTTTAAACAAGAATGTAATAAAGATAATTCTAATGCTTGTTATAGATTAGGAGAGATGAATGAATTTGGATTAGGAACTGGAATTTCTTATTCTTATGCTTATAAATATTATAAAAAATCTTGTGATTTGAATAATAAAAAAGCTTGTGGAAGTCTTGGAAAAATGTATTATCTAGGACTTGGCGTTAATAAGGATATAAAAAAAGCGAATGATTTATTAGATAATGCTTGTAAGAATGATATTTATGAAGCTTGTGATAATTATGCTTATTTACAAAAAAAAGAATATAAAGAATTTAAACAAGACGAATTATTTAAAGCTTGCAATGGTGGAATTGCTAATTCTTGTATAGAACTTGCTAATAATTTAAATCCTAATCAAGGAATTGATTTTTATTTAAGAGCTTGTGGTTTAGGTGATGATTATGGTTGTCAGATGGTGTCAAATTGGTATTTAACTACCCAAGTTGTTAATAATAAAATATCTAATTTTTCTGATTTAAGCGATAAAGAGTGTAATAATAAAAATTATAAAGCTTGCAAGTCAATAGGAGATGTTTATAGATATTTAAACAATATAGAAAAAACTCAAATGTATTATGAGCAAGGATGTGAATTAGATGATAAAGATTCTTGTGCTAGCTTAGCGGTATTACAAGAACATAATAATGATTTTGAAAAAGCTATAAAAAACTATGAAAAATCTTGTAAGATTGGCGATGGTTATTCTTGTTCTAGACTTGGATATATGTATGAAGATGGATTAAAAGATAATGATAAGACATATATCAAAACAGATTCTTCTAAATCAAAAAAATTCTTTCAAAAAGCTTGCGAATTAGGTTTTACTAAAGCTTGTAATTAA
- a CDS encoding phosphoethanolamine--lipid A transferase: MLKINPILFNFVLSAYIIALNYFSMLAFLSNKISDIYFFTIVNIIYFTLIFLVVNILCFFRILAYICSIILIICTGFSIYFIKTYNVVIDGNMVANVFLTDKREMSDLFSLSFVFFILLSVVLPIILLRFISIKKGYYLAKIVSIILSAILIFVIVFTNSRTFIPFIRTNDNIRYYNVPFHQIYSAIKITKSKFTPKEEMVKIGLDASIQDDNESKTFILVVGETARAKNYSLGGYTKNDTNFYTKNLNINYFSNFTSCGTATAQSLPCMFSLHDRVDFKKGENYENVLNLLNRFIDVRWIDNNSGGCQNVCNDINSIIKSKDYDGWLVDETKNILKSKKDKNTLIIVHLQGSHGPSYYLRYPKEFEKFTPTCNTNKLQECSEDNLYNTYDNTLLYTDFIVASLIDVLKTDNADKKALFYLSDHGESLGENGFYLHGMPYYLAPKEQIQIPAILWTNYEYNNKDKLDFKLSQDNLFSSLLGFFNISTKDYRKNYDLFSIDLENNL, from the coding sequence ATGTTAAAGATAAATCCAATTTTATTTAATTTTGTTTTAAGTGCATATATAATTGCTTTGAATTATTTTTCTATGCTTGCATTTTTGAGTAATAAAATAAGTGATATTTATTTTTTTACAATAGTAAATATTATATATTTTACATTGATATTTTTAGTTGTTAATATATTATGTTTTTTTAGAATTTTGGCTTATATTTGTTCTATTATTTTAATAATATGCACTGGATTTAGTATATATTTTATTAAAACTTACAATGTAGTTATTGATGGAAATATGGTAGCTAATGTATTTTTAACAGACAAAAGAGAAATGAGCGATTTATTTTCTTTATCCTTTGTATTTTTTATATTATTAAGCGTTGTATTACCAATAATTTTGCTAAGATTTATCAGTATAAAAAAAGGTTATTATCTAGCTAAAATAGTTTCAATTATTTTAAGTGCTATATTGATTTTTGTCATAGTATTTACTAATTCTAGAACTTTTATACCTTTTATTAGAACTAATGATAACATAAGATATTACAATGTGCCTTTTCATCAAATATATTCTGCTATCAAAATAACAAAATCAAAATTCACTCCTAAAGAAGAGATGGTAAAAATAGGGCTTGATGCTTCTATTCAAGATGATAATGAGAGTAAAACTTTTATTTTAGTAGTAGGAGAAACTGCAAGGGCAAAGAATTATTCTTTAGGCGGATATACTAAAAACGATACTAATTTTTATACTAAGAATTTAAATATTAATTATTTTAGTAATTTTACATCTTGCGGGACTGCCACTGCTCAATCTTTACCTTGTATGTTTTCATTGCATGATAGGGTGGATTTTAAAAAAGGTGAAAATTATGAGAATGTTTTAAATCTTTTAAATCGTTTTATTGATGTGCGTTGGATAGATAATAATTCTGGTGGTTGTCAAAATGTTTGTAATGACATTAATTCTATTATTAAAAGTAAAGATTATGATGGATGGTTAGTTGATGAAACTAAGAATATATTAAAAAGTAAAAAAGATAAAAATACATTAATAATAGTGCATTTGCAAGGTTCTCATGGGCCAAGTTATTATCTTAGATATCCAAAAGAATTTGAAAAATTTACTCCAACTTGTAATACAAATAAATTGCAAGAATGTAGCGAAGATAATTTATATAACACTTATGATAACACCTTGCTTTATACTGATTTTATAGTGGCTAGTTTGATTGATGTTTTAAAGACTGATAATGCTGATAAAAAAGCTTTATTTTATCTAAGTGATCACGGAGAAAGTTTAGGAGAAAATGGGTTTTATTTGCACGGAATGCCATATTATTTAGCACCAAAAGAGCAAATTCAAATTCCGGCTATTTTATGGACTAATTATGAGTATAACAATAAAGATAAACTTGATTTTAAACTATCTCAAGATAATTTATTTAGTTCTTTATTAGGGTTTTTTAATATTTCTACAAAAGATTATAGGAAAAACTATGATTTATTTAGTATAGATTTAGAAAATAATTTATAA